AAAAGGGAAGTTTCTTCGTTAATGAAGCGCTCCTCGAGAAGGTCAAAGTCATTTCTCAAGGGCATTTTGAAGAAAAAGACGGTGCACCAGCGCTAACACTAATTGGGGAACTGCGCACAGCTGACGATAACGACGAAATACCAATTGAACAGTCCGTAATTGCCGCAATCACAGAGAGAAATCTACAAGAATCGTTTATTTTCCAAACAACTCCAGCCTATCCAAAGGGATATATTCAAGCGCAGCCGTGCCTACAGCCCAAGTGGTTACCAATTTATTATTTCGCGTCGTTGGAAGGCTATAATGAAGCACAGGTCATTGAAACTCTAGAACAATCGGAAACCACATACCCTAGACGCATCGTGGCTCACACAGACCGAGTAAGATCTAGGAAAGGGCCTGGGGTTTTACCGGGAGCACTAGGCTCAGAAAGCTACATAAATGCGATTAAAACAGGCAAACAAATCGAAGTAAAAGATGAGGAGGATGCTCGAAAATGCCTAGATGCGATGCGACATTTATCGCCAAGCAACGTCTCCTTGGAACGCATACTTATTGTCTTACGCCAGCTTTTTGAGCGGTTTGGCAACTCGACCGGTCTAAAAAATAAATTTCGCTACGTTATTGCAGACATCGACCTTCGGTGGTTTTCACCGAAAGTGCCTCGGGATAACACTTAAAGAAAGAGTTCTTTTAATCCTCTTCCTCGAAGCGGTTTTCGACCAGCGCCTGCAGGGCGGTCAGCGCCTCGTCGGCCTGATTGCCGCTGGCGTCGATGTCGATGCTGGAGCCGCGGGCGGCGGCCAGCATCATCAATCCCATGATGGAATAGCCGTTGACCGTCTGACCGTCCTTGGTGACGGTGACATCGGCGTCAAAACTTTCCGCCAGTTTGGCGAATTTGGCAGCCGCGCGCGCATGCAACCCGCGCCGGTTTACAATCTCTACCGAACAGGCCATGTCAGCCGCCCAGAAGCTTGCTTGCAACGTTGATGTATTTTGCGCCTGCGTCCTGGGCCGCAGCAGCCGCCTCGTCCAGGTCTTCACCGCCACGGACCGAGGCCAGCTTGATCAGCATGGGCAGGTTCAGGCCCGCCACCACCTCGACCTTGGCCTTGTCCATGATGGAAATCGCCAGATTGGACGGCGTTCCGCCGAACATATCGGTCAACAGGATCACACCCCGGCCATCATTAACCCGGTCGACAGCCGCCAGAATATCGGCCCGGCGCTGTTCCATGTCATCGTCGGGGCCGATGCAAATCGCCTCCACCCGTTCCTGCGGGCCGACTACATGTTCCATGGCAGCGACGAATTCTTCAGCCAACCTGCCGTGGGTCACCAGAACCAAACCGATCATTCCCAAAACCCCTGGTTTTTGTTTATCCGCCTATTCACGACAAAGCCGCCCCTTCCGTCAAGACTTTGCTTCGGGCCCTTGTTCCCGGTGGAAGCTGTGGGCGCGGTATCCGCCGCGTTTTGCCACCCATTTCGACAATTCTTCCGCAACGAAAACCGAACGATGCTTGCCGCCGGTACAGCCCACCGCAATCGACAGGTGGCTTTTGCCCTCTTCAGCATAACGCGGCAGGGTCAGCGACAGCAGACCGGTCAGCCGCCCGAAGAAGGCCTCAAAAATCTCGTCACCACGAATATAATCCGCCACCTTCGGGTCCAGACCGGTAAAATCGCGCAATTCAGCCACATAATGCGGGTTTTTCAGGAAACGCACGTCGAACACCAGATCAGCGTCCCGCGGCACGCCCTTGCGATAAGAAAAGGAGGTCACGGAAACCGACATGGCGTGGTCGGATTCAACTGCATAAAGCGCCTTGACCTTTTCACGGAACTGCCAGACCGTCAGGGTGGATGTGTCAATCACCTGATCCGCCATATCCCGGATGCCTTCGGTCAGGCGGCGTTCCAGGCGGATACCATCGGCCACGCGCCGGTCGGGCGACAGGGGATGCGGACGGCGGGTTTCCTTGAACCGGCCGATCAGGGTCTCTTCCCCGCAATCGATAAACAGGATCGACACGCCATAACGCGCCAGTTTGCGCGCACGCTCAAGCTCCCGCCCGATGGCCCCGGCGCTGAATTCCCGGCTGCGCACATCGACCCCGACCGCAAGCGGCCTGCCCGCCTGGCCCGATTTTGTTTCATAGGCCGCCAGCCGCGGCAACAGGCTGAGCGGCAGGTTGTCCACCGCCTCAAAGCCGATATCTTCCAACGCCCGCAACGCCGTGCTCCGCCCGGCCCCGGACATGCCGGTCACAAGCAGAAGCTGGGCCTTTTCGCTGGTCTTGGGGGCAACCGTATCCGTCATCGCGTCAACTCACCTGGCATCCGTCTCATGTTGGTGCAGCGTCTTCAATATAACATTGACCCTGGCCACGGCAGAGGCATCCTGCGCATCCAGCATGACCATCGGCAGGACCTTGCCCTGGACCTCTATGGTCATGGGGTCCGGCAGACGTGGAATCTCTTCGCGCGGCGCCAGTTTCACGACCAGAACCACAGGCGCGGATTTTTCAAACGGCATGGGCACCACGCCAAAGCCGCGAAGTTCCATCTTGCCCGCGATGTTGACCGGCGGGGAGGCAATCACCTCGCCGTCTTCCGCCACCAGCACCGTCCGGTCATCGGCCACAAGCCGCGCACCATCGTCAATCAGACGCAGGGCGAGGTCGGACTTGCCGCTGCCCGACGGGCCCAGCAGCAAAATACCGCGTCCGTCGATTGCCACTGTCGTTGCATGCATCTGATCCATGGGTCCCGCCTCCATCCGTCGCCACCCTGCGCAGCTTCACCACTTCTGTCAACAACATCAAAATACTGCCTGTGAACGCTTGCGACCGGCCAGACCAATTCTTTTGCCGCAAGGGGCCTTTCCCGGCTGG
The Aestuariispira ectoiniformans genome window above contains:
- a CDS encoding HPr family phosphocarrier protein — translated: MACSVEIVNRRGLHARAAAKFAKLAESFDADVTVTKDGQTVNGYSIMGLMMLAAARGSSIDIDASGNQADEALTALQALVENRFEEED
- a CDS encoding PTS sugar transporter subunit IIA encodes the protein MIGLVLVTHGRLAEEFVAAMEHVVGPQERVEAICIGPDDDMEQRRADILAAVDRVNDGRGVILLTDMFGGTPSNLAISIMDKAKVEVVAGLNLPMLIKLASVRGGEDLDEAAAAAQDAGAKYINVASKLLGG
- the rapZ gene encoding RNase adapter RapZ encodes the protein MTDTVAPKTSEKAQLLLVTGMSGAGRSTALRALEDIGFEAVDNLPLSLLPRLAAYETKSGQAGRPLAVGVDVRSREFSAGAIGRELERARKLARYGVSILFIDCGEETLIGRFKETRRPHPLSPDRRVADGIRLERRLTEGIRDMADQVIDTSTLTVWQFREKVKALYAVESDHAMSVSVTSFSYRKGVPRDADLVFDVRFLKNPHYVAELRDFTGLDPKVADYIRGDEIFEAFFGRLTGLLSLTLPRYAEEGKSHLSIAVGCTGGKHRSVFVAEELSKWVAKRGGYRAHSFHREQGPEAKS
- a CDS encoding HPr kinase/phosphorylase, encoding MDQMHATTVAIDGRGILLLGPSGSGKSDLALRLIDDGARLVADDRTVLVAEDGEVIASPPVNIAGKMELRGFGVVPMPFEKSAPVVLVVKLAPREEIPRLPDPMTIEVQGKVLPMVMLDAQDASAVARVNVILKTLHQHETDAR